The genomic DNA CAGAAAAACAAATGGTAGTCGAATTTTGAGTTCTGCGATCTGTGGTTCGCGTTGATCATACGATTTGTTCAGATATTCAAACGCTTTATCTTTGTCCTGGAGACGGGCATAGGTTTCCGCAATTCGAAAGGCCGGTAGATAAGCATTTTTATCCTTCTCCAGACTTGATCTCTGACTGTCCAACTGAATGTCTATTTGCTTTTGCACAAATCCCTTATAACCGTCTTTTTCAAAAGCTAGTTGGAGGTCCTTAATGTTTTCCGGGCTAACGCCAAAGAGTAGTTTGATCTGGATAAGGCGTTGCTCAACGGCCTCGGAATACATACCCTTGGCTTCATAAACGTCGGCGAGGTTATTGCGAGGACTCGGGGCGTCCGGAAACAACTCAATGGTTTTCTTAAACTGAGCAATTGCTTCGTCCCGCTTGCCTCCAAAATCATTCACTCTACCTTTTTGGTTATTTATGACCATCGACAACGGGTCAAGTTCAATAGCTTTATTTATCTCCGATAGCGCTTGGTCGCCATTTCCCGAAAAATGATATACCTCTGCAAGCCACTGATAAGCTGACGGATACTTTGGGTTGAGTTCGATCGCTCTCTTTAGCTCTCTCTCAGCACCTTTGAGATCATAATCATAGTTGGTCAAGATCTGACCGAGCGAGGCATGTGCTTCCGCCAGATTTGGGTCAATTTCGAGGGCTTTTTGTGCCGCCTGTTTCGCCAACGGCATATATTCACTTGGCCTGAATGCACCGTAATAGGGCATCAATGCCAAAGTGTCGGCGAGTCCTGCGTATGCGAGTGCGTACTTCGGGTCAGCCGCGATCGCCTGTTGGAAATACTCTCTGGCTTTTTGAAAGTCTTCGGTCTTTCGTTTGTTCCAATGAAAACGCCCTTTTAGGTAAAGCTGCTGTGCCTCGGAACTGGTCGTGTTAGTTTTGCTGACTCGCTCCTGTTCGGTCGCCGTTAGTTTCGAACGAAGCTTGTCCGAA from Acidobacteriota bacterium includes the following:
- a CDS encoding tetratricopeptide repeat protein, which gives rise to MKRCPECRRDYYDDTLLYCLDDGNALLEGPARSEPGAIATGFPSDEPQTAILHSTAAPGEAPTRAQIHTTEQTAVFPRGAEAKPQESLDGVSEKPSFSANRAAKPLIAVVVAFVLLVGGFLGYRYFNISGSAAINSIAVMPFVNDSGNADIDYLSDGMTESLISNLTEIPNLSVKARSTVFYFKGKEKSVKELGEELGVEAVLLGRVSQRGEDLKVTLELVDTKKLDAIWSQTYNRKMNDLVSLQSEIAKTVSDKLRSKLTATEQERVSKTNTTSSEAQQLYLKGRFHWNKRKTEDFQKAREYFQQAIAADPKYALAYAGLADTLALMPYYGAFRPSEYMPLAKQAAQKALEIDPNLAEAHASLGQILTNYDYDLKGAERELKRAIELNPKYPSAYQWLAEVYHFSGNGDQALSEINKAIELDPLSMVINNQKGRVNDFGGKRDEAIAQFKKTIELFPDAPSPRNNLADVYEAKGMYSEAVEQRLIQIKLLFGVSPENIKDLQLAFEKDGYKGFVQKQIDIQLDSQRSSLEKDKNAYLPAFRIAETYARLQDKDKAFEYLNKSYDQREPQIAELKIRLPFVFLRDDQRFKELVKKVGIPE